The following coding sequences lie in one Anas platyrhynchos isolate ZD024472 breed Pekin duck chromosome 15, IASCAAS_PekinDuck_T2T, whole genome shotgun sequence genomic window:
- the USP42 gene encoding ubiquitin carboxyl-terminal hydrolase 42 isoform X2, whose product MTIVNKPKSSKSKKSSSRRSGKSKKPRTKKMKSRTANWGRIPPAEDSNQVSVAQGRGGAIYCRSSEKSKPFAQRDLIINDGIAPPQRILFPPEKICMDWQQTQSVGVGLYNLGNTCFLNSTLQCLTYTPPLANYMLSLEHNQSCREQGFCMMCTMETHINQALCCTVDAIKPTRVINDLRRIGKHFRFGSQEDAHEFLRYTVDAMQKACLNGSTKLDRSSQATTIIHQIFGGFLRSRVKCLNCKAVSDTYEAFLDITLDIKAVSSVTRALELFVKPEQLDGENCYKCSKCKKMVPASKRFTIHRSSNVLTISLKRFANFTGGKINKEVKYPEYLDLRAYMSQSIGEPLLYALYAVLVHNGINCHAGHYVCYIKAGNGLWYQMNDANVVRTDIKTVLGQQAYLLFYIRRYDLTLGERAFYLPAPSYPRSFLGQRGANSKQAGFMGPRLPPHMIKNSSRLNGNGSLKEDPNTIGVTLKRPSSAPPTACVQNWAITRPSITDPSKKQKITISIHNKLPARQTVSQPDCLSSAVEDEDLNKAVPSSTITNSTAAESTSNPSIMSVTTNVSKQEVSDEIFVEPTVNGNPKLSSDNTVPYGAESSGKSEEESKGLFKRNCNVISSNGILVGKVVRTLQNSHSSCQNAEEERSQHELPKNDSLNGAISLVNESKENGLKLDDSTCQAEPVKPSEMFFSKTNGLLETMPIAMPPVPQEVILESLTDSQLNSLSEEISVPGPQKSTENDALMETVVMEALLVYEESRKVPSDFSCEAENPFIQSDSETISTKEEVGSIITKADNAHPSINGQHKIRERCFDTEDEFLEQYRSEDRGDKDKPRRSKEPELISKENILYIKESSEADEDLRQTSSLKSDSECSSKNLSSLAITDKCQDTKDISNNYVEVPPVNDSSITKLDKVLESQFSRPNEEFGDRKWEEDAMHRKKDKKKIHETKKTDKEHYRRKREHSDTEEKESQNRSKTDGHSSKRRCSRSVEVIKQNRHKQEYCEGSKYRSFHSERNSPDNGRRSVKYSKYRSRSRGRSEQDRNRYYHSKGERTWSRERYYQDEPRRWEKCRYYNDYYSSHATGDSRERKFSHGDKDFDKLSQAYNSRSHKDYHYKSRWPHSSLSREEDVHHFSSHRVDLHRCSVPQQHSEKYSRERHALPPVSGHFEDSPQKNEKERNRKRQYSRAEGSESEIERKRRKIEKELLGDEKMKKYKKLKKKKKSKDKHREKDYKLYDLDFSVLHFDNDNRKRKKKKKKKKHIRKLKGFLEYLDPRFQKKTREKKEESRPPDGPFCEQYRNEGSKQPYKEEKPSSAGESKKYSSTASNEYIKDAELTDGSLQYSN is encoded by the exons ATGACCATAGTTAACAAACCAAAATCTTCAAAGTCTAAAAAATCATCTTCAAGGCGGTCTGGCAAATCCAAGAAACCGCGTactaaaaaaatgaagtcaCGCACCGCAAACTGGGGCCGGATACCACCTGCAGAAGATTCAAACCAAGTCTCTGTGGCCCAAGGACGTGGAGGTGCTATTTATTGtagatcatctgaaaaatctaagCCTTTTGCCCAAAGAGATCTAA TCATTAATGATGGAATTGCTCCGCCACAAAGaattctttttccacctgagaagATTTGTATGGATTGGCAACAAACACAAAGTGTTGGAGTTGGACTGTACAATCTTGGCAATACATGTTTTCTTAATTCTACTCTACAATGTTTGACCTACACACCCCCACTTGCCAATTACATGCTTTCTCTTGAGCACAACCAGTCAT gtCGTGAACAAGGTTTTTGCATGATGTGCACGATGGAGACTCACATTAACCAGGCCCTGTGTTGCACTGTTGATGCCATCAAGCCTACACGTGTTATCAATGATCTTAGAC GAATAGGAAAACATTTCCGTTTTGGCAGTCAAGAAGACGCACACGAATTCTTGCGCTATACTGTAGATGCTATGCAGAAAGCATGCTTGAATGGAAGCACCAA GTTGGACAGATCTTCTCAAGCAACCACCatcattcatcaaatatttggaggaTTTCTAAGATCAAGAG taaagtgcttgaattgcaaagcagtttcgGATACGTATGAGGCATTTCTTGATATCACTTTGGATATAAAG GCAGTTTCATCTGTTACCAGAGCTCTAGAACTATTTGTGAAACCTGAACAGCTGGATGGAGAGAATTGCTATAAATGTAGCAA GTGTAAAAAGATGGTTCCTGCATCCAAGAGATTTACTATACACCGTTCGTCCAATGTTCTCACGatatcactgaaaagatttgcaaATTTCACAGGTGGAAAGATCAACAAG GAGGTAAAATATCCAGAGTATTTGGACCTTCGAGCCTACATGTCTCAATCAATTGGAGAACCACTCCTCTACGCCTTATACGCAGTGCTGGTGCATAATGGTATCAACTGTCACGCAGGACACTATGTATGCTACATAAAG GCTGGTAATGGACTTTGGTATCAGATGAATGATGCTAATGTAGTCCGTACTGACATTAAAACAGTTCTTGGTCAGCAagcttatttacttttttatatcAG GCGCTATGATCTGACACTCGGAGAACGTGCTTTTTACTTACCAGCACCATCTTATCCCCGTTCATTCCTTGGTCAGCGGGGGGCTAATAGTAAGCAGGCTGGATTTATGGGACCACGACTTCCTCCTCATATGATTAAG aattcaagccgtttaaatggaaatggatccTTAAAAGAGGATCCAAATACCATTGGTGTCACCCTAAAAAGGCCATCTTCAGCACCGCCAACGGCTTGTGTTCAAAACTGGGCAATTACAAGGCCTTCAATTACTGATCCatcaaaaaaacagaagatcacTATCAGTATTCACAATAAATTGCCTGCTCGTCAGACTGTGTCACAGCCTGACTGTCTTAGCAGTGCTGTGGAGGATGAAGATCTCAACAAGGCTGTTCCTTCATCCACAATTACAAATTCCACTGCAGCAGAGTCTACCTCAAATCCATCTATTATGTCAGTTACTACTAATGTTTCCAAACAAGAAGTTTCTGATGAAATTTTCGTGGAACCAACAGTGAATGGAAATCCTAAACTCAGCTCTGATAACACAGTCCCTTACGGTGcagaatcttcaggaaaatctgaggaggagtcgaagggcttatttaaaaggaattgcaatGTAATATCCTCTAATGgaattttggttggaaaggtAGTCCGTACATTGCAGAATTCCCATTCTTCCTGTCAGAATGCTGAAGAAGAAAGatcccagcatgagctgccaaAAAATGATTCACTAAATGGTGCTATTAGTTTAGTTAATGAATCTAAAGAAAACGGactgaaacttgatgattcCACTTGCCAAGCTGAACCTGTTAAACcttctgagatgttcttttctaaaacaaatggatTGCTTGAAACA ATGCCTATAGCTATGCCTCCAGTTCCTCAAGAAGTAATCTTAGAATCCCTCACAGacagccagctgaacagcttGTCAGAGGAAATAAG tgtcccAGGACCTCAGAAGTCTACAGAGAATGATGCTCTTATGGAAACTGTAGTGATGGAAGCACTATTGGTCTATGAAGAATCCAGGAAAGTTCCTTCTGACTTCAGCTGTGAGGCTGAGAATCCTTTTATTCAATCAGATTCTGAAACCATTTCTACCAAAGAAGAAGTTGGAAGTATTATAACAAAAGCTGATAATGCACATCCCAGTATCAATGGTCAGCACAAGATTAGGGAAAGATGCTTTGATACTGAAGATGAATTCCTTGAACAGTACCGATCTGAGGACCGTGGAGACAAAGacaaaccaagaagatcaaaagaacctgaactcatttcaaaagaaaatattttgtacatcAAAGAGTCTTCTGAGGCTGATGAGGacttgcggcaaacttcctctctaaAGTCTGACAGTGAATGTAGTTCTAAAAATCTGTCCTCCTTAGCTATTACAGATAAATGCCAAGATACAAAGGACATATCTAATAACTACGTAGAGGTACCACCTGTTAATGACTCATCTATTACAAAGCTGGATAAAGTTTTGGAAAGCCAATTCTCCAGACCAAATGAAGAATTTGGTGATAGAAAATGGGAAGAAGATGCcatgcacaggaaaaaagataagaaaaagatACACGAAACTAAAAAAACTGACAAAGAGCACTACCGAAGAAAGAGGGAACATTCTGAtactgaagagaaggagagtcaaaacagaagcaaaacagatGGTCATTCCAGCAAGAGAAGGTGCTCTCGCAGCGTGGAAGTTATTAAGCAAAATCGTCATAAGCAGGAGTATTGTGAGGGAAGCAAGTACAGATCTTTCCATagtgaaagaaacagccctgatAATGGGAGAAGATCAGTAAAATATTCCAAGTACAGATCTCGAAGCCgaggaagatcagaacaagATAGGAATAGATATTACCAttccaaaggggaaagaacttggagcagagaaagatactatcAAGATGAACCACGAAGATGGGAAAAATGTAGATATTACAATGATTACTATTCATCTCATGCAACAGGAgacagcagagagagaaagttctctCACGGTGATAAAGACTTTGACAAATTGAGTCAAGCTTACAACAGCAGGTCACATAAGGATTATCATTACAAAAGCAGATGGCCTCACAGTTCCCTCTCAAGAGAGGAAGATGTACACCACTTTAGCAGCCACAGAGTAGACTTACATCGTTGCTCAGTACCTCAGCaacattctgaaaaatattctcGTGAAAGACATGCACTTCCACCTGTGTCAGGTCATTTTGAGGACTCtccccaaaaaaatgaaaaagaaagaaacagaaaaagacaatATAGTCGTGCAGAaggtagtgaaagtgaaatagaaaggaaacgcagaaagatagaaaaggagcttttaggtgatgaaaaaatgaaaaaatataagaagctcaagaagaaaaagaagtctaaagATAAACATCGAGAGAAGGATTACAA ACTTTATGATTTGGATTTCTCTGTGCTCCACTTTGACAATGACAATCGCAAGcgtaagaaaaagaagaaaaagaagaaacacatcAGGAAACTGAAAGGCTTCTTGGAATACTTAGATCCTCGTTTCCAGAAGAAAACACgtgagaagaaggaagaatcccGTCCTCCAGATGGCCCTTTTTGTGAGCAATACAGAAATGAGGGCAGTAAACAACCTTACAAGGAAGAGAAGCCTTCCAGTGCAGgtgaaagcaagaaatacagctcCACTGCATCCAACGAGTATATTAAAG